A stretch of DNA from Candidatus Gorgyraea atricola:
ATCCCGGTCCGCGTTGGATTAAGTCCGACATTTTTAATAATAATCTTTACGTTTGGCAAAATACAACCAGCAACAATAAAAAACGCAGCGCTAGAAATGTCACCAGGAATCTTGATTGTACCAGGCGATTTCAGCATAGCAGGACCTTTCAAACTAACTTTACACCCATGCCCCGTACCCGAGCGAAGCGAGTGGTTCGGGGCTTCACCCTTAACCCTACATCCAAATCGCCGCAGCATCTTCTCAGTATGATCTCTCGACTTCACCGGTTCAGATACACTCGTAACACCATTGGCGTATAACCCTGCCAACAACACACAAGACTTCACCTGCGCGCTTGCAATCTTTGATTTATATTTAATCGCTTTTAACTTGCCCCCTTGGATCTTTAAAGGAGGGCAAACCCACTCGGCCCTTGTCCCTTGTCCTTTGCCTGCCCCGTACGAAATCTTTGATTTTCGTATGGGGTCCCTTGTCCCTTCTACGCTAGCCCCCATCGCCTTAAGCGGCTTTACTACCCTAGCCATTGGCCTCTTCGAAAGCGAACGATCCCCCTTAAGAACAACTTTAAAATCCTGACCAGCTAAAATCCCAGGTAAAATCCGCATCGTAGTTCCAGAATTACCAAGATATATAGGGCCTTTGGGCTTTTTTAACCCCCGCATCCCCACACCTGACACCTGACAGCTGAAAGCTAACAGCTTAATAGACACTCCCATGGCCCGAAACGCAGCTATAGTGCGCAAGATATCATCAGCCATCAATAGATTTTTTATGCGTGTAGTACCCTTTGAAATGGATGCGAGCATTATTGCTCGATGAGATATAGACTTATCAGGAGGGACGATTATCTTACAGACTTTCAATAATAAAATTACCTTTCTTCATGCGATTTATATTTCCGCCTGGCAAAACAGTCGCGGATGACATAGTATCATAAACCTTATTTATCTCAGCCACGCCCAGAAGCTCTGTTCCATCCCTTACTTCGAATTTCATGCCATTCTCAATGCCATTATCCTGGCCCAGATCAGTAACAACAAAGCTGTACTCTTTATTAACAACAAGTACTGTTCCTCTTAAAAGCTTCTTGGTTTGCTCTACTGCAGCTGATGGGGCACTTGCAGAAGAAGAACTCACCACTATCTTATCTAAATCCACTGAACTCTCTTTTAAATCAGAGATCTTATCCTGGAGCTTTTTCTTTTCAGACTTGAGCCTGGTGAGACTCGCCTTTGCCTTCTCGTAATCAAACTCCAAACCCTCCAGCTTCTTTGAAATGCTCAGCTTCTCTTTTCTCTCTTTTTCCAGCTCATCTTTTAATTCGTCGACTTCCTTTTTCTTTGCGGTCAGATCCTTTGTCGCTGCCTTAGCCTTGTCTTTTTCGTTCTCGATCTTCTCTGAAAAACCATCTATCTTTTCCTGCAGCTCTGTCATCTTTGTCTCTGCTTCTTCCTTGGCCTTCTTATTAGAATCGATCTCTTTCTCGAGTCGCCTCTTGTCTTTGAGCGTGGCAGCCAGCTTATCCTCCAGAAGCACCCTCTTCGTGTATTCCCTTTCCTTGCCTATAAATGCAAATACAGCAAGGCTTGCTGAAGCAATACTTGCGACCACTAACAAGACGAGAACGATCTTAAATGTTTTTGACATAAAATCCCCTTTTTGTGAAAAGTATATCCTTAAATAACTGAATTGTCAAGGATTATGAATGATTAGAGTTGTAGGCCGGGTTTAAACCCGGCCTACTAAGAAGAGCCCTACTGCTTACGCTCGTACTCCGACAGGACAATGTCGCTCAGTAATCCCCTGAACTCCTTTGTAGTCGGAAAAGCAATATCATGCCATTTACCATCTTTGTCTTGCCTTCGCGGCATGCCTACGAACAAACCATTCTTGCCTTCCACCACCTTGAGGCCCTTTACAATAAATACATTTGCGAACAAGAGATCCGCAAAGGCCTTAAGGTTTGTTTCTCCGCTGAGCCTGTGCAGGTTCAGCACCTGGATACCATTATCCGGCTTTACCATACCTATCACCTCCTGTTATATTAGACACGGGAGGAGGGTACTTTTCTTTCAACTTTTTTTTGAGCCTGCTGCATTCCTTTAAATATCATGATAGTGCGCCTTGCAGCCTCGCCTTCCATCGCCCACTTAAATCCCAGGATCAGCGACGCTGTCAGAAACTGCAAAAAGTACCTTTTGAACACAAATGAAAGCGCGAGCATAATAATTGTGCCAAAAAGCCACTTCAGTTCAGAGCGTGATCTTCTTTCTCGAACCCCAAGCATCTTTCTGATCTTCCCTTTTAGTAGCTCCGGGCATTCCCATGAGCCAGATCCAGCCTCATGGGCAAGCACTAAAAGATCAAGGCACTTCCCACAGCTAGCTATATGCGCTTCTATCTTCTCTCGCTCAGCACCTGAGAGAGCACTATCCAAATACGATGAAAGCTCCCTTTCATTAGGACACCTCATTGTCATCACCTTCCTCTATTATATATGACACATCAAACCTCTTATTTTCTTTCAAATTTTTTTCAAGCGCCTCTTTAAAATAGGCTTTTTTCTGGCAATAATAGTGGAGACCGTATTTATAGGCATCTTCATAAACCCTGCTATCTCCTTGTGCGTCCTCCCGTGTATTATGCTGGATTTCATCACGATCTTCTCTTTAGCGCCAAAATCCTCCATTGCCCCATCTAACTCATCTGCCAGAAGCATACTGCTGTCCGGCTCTACCTTTATATTATCCATCCTATAAAATTCATCTTCAGGAAGAAGTCTTTCCTTCTTCTGTCTCACATAATTAAGCGCCCTATTCTGAGTAACTATGCTGAGCCATGCGTTTATCTTCTTTCTATCCGCTACATCCCTAAGCCTGTCCTTCTCCCACAGCTCAAGAAAAATCCCCTGAACGATATCTTCTATGTCATGCTGGCCAAATGCAATACCGCTTCTCCTCAGCTTCTCCCTTGCCGAATAATACAAAAGGCCTGAGAAGCGTTCTATGAACTCTCCCCAGGCCTTTTCCTCGCGCCTGATACAACGCTCAATCAACTTCTGGGTATCTCCAAGCATACTCAGATACTATCACGCACTCACCTAAACCTCCATAGCCCCCCAGTCAGGTTAAAATGACCTACCTTGGTCGACCTCCCCCTCTGCTGGTCGAGGCGAAACCTCCGCAGTTTTCTTTTGCGGAGGTTTCGCCTCGACCACATCCACGTCGGGTCCTGATAAAACAAAATCTTCATATTCTGCACTATTTCTAAAATAACCACCGTGTAACTCATTATCTATTAAAAATGGGTACTTTTTCATCCCAAGAAAATCCAAATAACTTGACCACCTGTAATTTCTTAGAAAAAGCTTTGCTCGTTCCAAGTCTCTGACGCCTTTCTCTCTGAATTGTGGTTCGATAAGTTTTAAGGGATTACGATGAATATACTTGGATATTTGCATAATGTAGCTTTCTGTTTCAATTGAATTAGCCTTAAAAACACCCTGAAATAACACTCCGTTTCTTTTATATTTCTTGTTAAAATACATTGCATAACCAGTCCCCAGTTTCTGCATAAATTTCTCAACCCCACCTGCGACCATCTGTTGTAATACCAAATGATAATGATTTGGCATTAACACAAAATATAAGATTTTAACCAATTTCTCCGATGCTGAAACTAAAGCGGAGGCGAAACCTCCGTTTTTGCGGAGGTTTCGCCTCCGTAGTATACTTGCAAGTTCTACTGGTTTAGTAGTATTGAATCCTGACATAGAATGAATAAAACGCAAATAGTCCCTGTCCTCACAAAAAACTTTCCTCTTATCTGTGCCGCGATTATAAATGTGATACACGCCTTCTTCAACAAATTTGACCTTTCTCATATCAGTCTTTTGACCGAGGTTTCGCCTCGACCATCCTCCCTTCATTATATTAGACACGGGAGGAGGGCGATTTTCTTTCAATTATTTTCAAAAAAAATAGCCAGTGTCACTTTTTAGCAACACTGGCTATATGCTTACATGCTCAAGTGGTCGGAGGTTTCGCCTCCGCTACTTGTTTACGGCTGGGTTGGGGGTACTATTGGACCTAGCTCTCGGATCTCCTTGTTCTCCCTATTTAAATCGTACATATTGTTCGGGTCCATTCTGAAACCGAACTTTTCTTGCATTTGGCGATCTATCTCTGTGAGATTGTTCTGTTCCATTGAAAAGTATGCCTGCAATACGCCCATTCTCCCAAATGTCGCCTGTTTTGAAATGTATAATTGCTCGAACTCTGTCATTTGCTCGTCGTTCTTAAAAGAACATACTACCTTTCCTTCGCTTGGCGCAACTGCTACTTCCTGTGCCTCAGCTTCCTTCTCCTTCTTCTTGCCCCATGCAGCAAAAGCCGCATCGTCAACTACAAGAACAAGTCCCGCGACAAACATAATCAACATCAATACTGCCACGATCTTTCTCACTACCACACCTCCTTTGGTTTATTAAAGTTAACGGCCGAAAAACCAGCCGCGTTTCTTTTTCTTCTTTTTCTTTTCCGGTTTCGATTCCGGAGCTGGCTCTGCCTTTTTCTCTGGCGCCTTCTTTATCTCTGGCTCTGGCGCAGCTGCTTTCTCTACTGCCGGCGCCGTAACCTTACTAGCTATATTCGCGAGTCTCTCCTGCGCCTGGCTCCTGTTCCAATTGTCCTGCGCCTGCGCAACAATGTTATCCAGCACATTCTTTGCCTCGTCGAACTTGTCCAGCACAACCAAAAGATCTGCTACACGCATAGAATGCCACAGATTATGCGGCTCTAAGACCTGCGCACGTCTATACTGCTCGATCGCCTCATCCCATCTGCGCCAGTCGCTCAAACGATCTGCAAATCTTGTGACTAGCCCGGCATTATCCGGCAATACCTTTAATGCCTTCCTATAAAAAGCAATTGTCTCGTCAATGGTTCCTTCCCGTTCATAATCATCAAGGATGGAATTTACTGCTCCGCCAACAACAGCAGGATCCTTATCTATAAAATTCCCTATCTCCTGCAGAAGCGCATCCTTGTCTTCCTGACTCACTGCAAAAACTCCAGCCGGCACTACCAGCAAAACAACCAAAATCACACATATCTGCCTAAACATACAACCCCCTATTCTTTAAACATAGTTTACTGCTCTTACGGGAAATGTCAATGATTTTTGTTAAGATTGCTTCGCTTCGCTCGCAATGACATCTAGTTAAGTAGGCCAGGTTTAAACCTGGCCTACTTAGATGAAGTGTTAATGATTTTGTTAGGGGGTTTTGGGGCCGTGTTCGATTAGGGTGCCGGCGTCGTCGAAGAACTTGCCGCCGCGCAGGAGACGTTCGGTCTGGACATGCCAATACTGGCCATAGTGTTGTGTGCCTTCATCTGCAGCTTCATCATTATCATTATAAGAAATGACATGCAGGTACAAGGTTTTACTGTTGGCAGATGTATATGTGCCATCAGGCATATTGATGTCGCCTGATGACCATGTAGCGCCTCCAGAAGCTGAAGTACTGGCGCTCGTATCCCAGACATATTTAAAATATCCTATATAATCACTGTCCAGATTGCTAGATGAAAATTGGAATGTGTCACTATCACCCTGGTACCATGTACTTGTAGAACGGCTGTTGGCCTCTGTTGCGTCTGCATCAGATGGTTTGGTCCAGATGGTGATGTCACTCGTAGCTGTATTGCCTACATAATCCCGTATCCAGCACCTGAAGCTATACTGTTTATTAGGAGTCAGGCTCGTCGCGCTATAATTGCCTGTAGCAGCATATTCATCACCGCCAGTATCTGTTATAAGCGTTGCGCCTGTATCAGTATAACTTGCAGCCTGGACATGCTTGATCCTATAACAATCAGACGGCAAGCTGCTCTGGCCATCACTGCCGCCTGAGGCATTTACAGTAATTTGCGTAGAAGTTTTACTAGATAAGCTTATAGTAGGCACTGCAGGCACAGTAGGATCGTCTTCGATTGTAAAGGTTGCAGTATTGCTATTGCCATTGGTGCCGGTATTTATGGCTCCGTCGTATATTGTAACAGTTTTCTGGCCTGGCGCAGCAGCACTTGCAGCCCAACTATATGTCTCGTATTCATTAGTCGCAGAATAATCCCCTCCCATAGAAATATCATCCCCGCCCCCTGTCCAGCCAGTGCCAAGTGAAGGATGAACCATTTTCCTTAATGCCGCGCCGCTGGCATTATCACTAGCATCGCAATGCACAGTAAGGCTGCCAGAATAGTTGGAATTGTACCATGCGTGCGTAGCTGTGTTATCATATTGATACTCAGGATTTGTGCCTTCGCTTATATCAGTAACAGTAACTGTAGGATTAGTAGTGTCATATTTAAATGTAAATCTCGTATAAGGACCATATGAATTACCGACATTGTCATAGGTGGTAATCCTCAAATAATTTGTGCTGGGATTTCCAACAGCGGACATCGGGCCAACAGAAGTCGATACATTAAAATTATCCGGACTTTCACTCGAACTTGTCCCAAAATACCAGTCATAGTCACTCGTATTGACGCCTGAGAGCGAATCGCTTCCAGTGGAACTACCGTCTGTCCCGTCCCATTTAAAGCTCGGTGTAGAAATGGTATTCTGCCACTGGTTAGTATTCAATGAAAGATAATTAGTGCATTTCACTGTCGGGCCTGCTGACGGCGCCGCAGTATCTGTCTGGACATTATATGCGGAAGACTCGCCAGTATTCTCTTCCATATCCTTCATCTGGAATTTAATCTTATTTTGGGTGCCTGAGTTTTGATTAAAAGATACGGAAGAAGCAGTAATGGTCTGAAAGGCTGTAGTTGCATCCGAACCTCCGCAAGACGCAGAAAGCCATGTTTCATTCCATGAACTGCCACCATTTGTAGAATATTGATATTTTGCTTCAGATACATCTAAACCGCTACTAGTATCCCTTGCCTGTACTGTGCAATTAGGGGTCTGATCTGCAACCCAACCTGCTGGACTGAAATTTTGCCAATCACCATCAAAAGTAGTATCTGTGAGCCACGCCACAGTCCAGTCACTCATTATCGGAGTAGCTGTAGCGCCATATAAAAACGTGGCCTTGATCCGGATTCGGTTATATGTCGTGGTGTTCAGGCCAGAAATAGCTATAGGAGAAGTGCCAAAACCAGTGGAGTTGCTAGCTAAAGCGCCGTCAGGTATCAATGCCCAGGTAGTACCAGCGCCATCTCCGTCAGTATCATATTCCACCTGATATGTAACGCTGCCATTTGTCTCTGTGTCATTCCATAAAACCTGACCCCAATTAATAACGCTCGCATCCGCAGCTACGCCATCGTCATAGTCGATAGTCTGCGATGTCAATGTGCAATCGCCCACATACACTGTGATCTCTGTGGCAGAGGCACTCTCGCGGCCAGCCAGATCATACGCCCATATATTAAAGGTATAGTACTGATTTGTGGTAAGACTGGATATTGTGGCTGTAGTAGCACTATTATAATCGATCTCGTCTAAATTAGTAGCGTCAGGCTCAGCTGTGTGTAAAGTATCGCCTGTTGTAACCCCACTCGCTGCCTGCTTATAATAAATCTTATATTGATCGAAATTCGTCTCAGTGCTCTGCGCGCCAAAATTCAATGTTACAGAAGTCGATGTCTTTGCATTAAACGTCAAATTCCCAGGCGCAGTCGGATTGGTCAAATCAATCGTAATCGTATCGTTCCCCAGGCTGCTTGTTAGGCCTGCATTATCTGTAACCTGCACATAATACGTATTCGCGCCCTCACTGCCAGTATCAGTATCCTGCTCCGCAGCCACGGTCACGATCTCATCAGGCGTTGCATCCCCGATCTCTGCATTGACTGACGCGATGCCGCTCCCGCTTCCATCTGACTCTGTCCACTGCAATCCCACAGTAGTATCGTCGTCATACGCCGCGCCATCGCCGGGCGTATCAGCATAGCATGCCACGCCTGTCACAGTCGGATCTACAGTATCTACAATAAACGCAACTGACCCGCTATTTGCCTTAGTCCAATCACCTGTTGCACTTTCGTCATCAATAGCCCTGACCTGCCAGTAATAACTGGTCTGGCTCAATGCCGTTGGCGTGTATGTAACATTGGCTCTGGGTGACGCGCTTCCTGTCCCTTCTGTTACATCAACCAATGGGCTGCCTGACTGCGAATCAAAGGTCGCGGCAGTATCAATCTGTATCTGATACTTTATAATATCGCCTGCATCAGGATCACTTATATCAAACTGCAATGTCGGCGTAGTATCACTCGTGCCTGCGCCAGTATTATAATTATCAATAGTCGGCGCAGAAGGCGTAGAATTAGTAACTGCTGTAAACTGCTGCGCAGAACACCATACACCTTCTGCATTATAATTATCCCAGAACTTTATGCGCCAATAATAGATGATACTATCCATGCTAAGCGCAGATCCAGCATACGTAATATCAGGGCATCTTGCATTCTCGTTCGTCGAGGTCATGGCAGTCTTACCAGAATCCCACATCATTGTGCCGTCACCACCTCTTTCTGTCTCACTGCCAGACGAGATGCTGGGGTCAGTGGAGAGATACTTGCGGACCTTTAGATACTCCCAACGCTGGTCATAAGTTTGGCCTGTAGTAGATTCATCATATCTCCTGCCCAATGTTACTGACTCATTTGAGATTGTGTTTGTGGCATTCTTGGTATCATCGCTAGAATCTGAGAGGTCCTTGATATATAATGTGACATTATTTGAACTATCCGCTGAAATCTTTACATAGTGGTTATTGGCAAGGGTGTCAAAACTGTAGTTACCAGCCCAACTGCTATCATTTCTATAATAGTACTCTGTAACTGAGGCATGTTCTAATAAACCAAAGCTATTTGATGATGAAATCCAGAATCCTGCTGTCTGCTGGCCATTGGTTGCCACAGTGTTACAGATCGTCTCTGTCTCCAATATTAAAGGTGCTGAAAAACTAAGCTGTGATTGGAGCCTGCCTGTTGTATTAGTGCCTTTTAACTGGCCTCCTGTAATGCTCCATCCAGTAGAGTCAACTATGTTCCATTTATTTGTGTCAATGCCTCCGGCTTCAAAATCATCGCTAAATATATAGACATTTTCCAAATCGCCATCCGGGCTGTCACCTACGTCGCTGTCGTCATAGTAGGCGTAGTATTTAGTGCTCGACCCGCTCGCTGCGATCGGCTCCTGCAGCTTAAACCATGTCTCAGCTGTGCCCACATAGTCACGTGCGATCTCACCTGCGCAAGGCACCTGGCCAGTTGTAGACCAAGTCGGACCATTCGTAAGTGTACCATGATTACCATTACCGCTTGAATCAAGCGCCAC
This window harbors:
- a CDS encoding zf-HC2 domain-containing protein, which codes for MTMRCPNERELSSYLDSALSGAEREKIEAHIASCGKCLDLLVLAHEAGSGSWECPELLKGKIRKMLGVRERRSRSELKWLFGTIIMLALSFVFKRYFLQFLTASLILGFKWAMEGEAARRTIMIFKGMQQAQKKVERKVPSSRV
- a CDS encoding tetratricopeptide repeat protein, producing the protein MFRQICVILVVLLVVPAGVFAVSQEDKDALLQEIGNFIDKDPAVVGGAVNSILDDYEREGTIDETIAFYRKALKVLPDNAGLVTRFADRLSDWRRWDEAIEQYRRAQVLEPHNLWHSMRVADLLVVLDKFDEAKNVLDNIVAQAQDNWNRSQAQERLANIASKVTAPAVEKAAAPEPEIKKAPEKKAEPAPESKPEKKKKKKKRGWFFGR
- a CDS encoding transposase — translated: MRKVKFVEEGVYHIYNRGTDKRKVFCEDRDYLRFIHSMSGFNTTKPVELASILRRRNLRKNGGFASALVSASEKLVKILYFVLMPNHYHLVLQQMVAGGVEKFMQKLGTGYAMYFNKKYKRNGVLFQGVFKANSIETESYIMQISKYIHRNPLKLIEPQFREKGVRDLERAKLFLRNYRWSSYLDFLGMKKYPFLIDNELHGGYFRNSAEYEDFVLSGPDVDVVEAKPPQKKTAEVSPRPAEGEVDQGRSF
- a CDS encoding sigma-70 family RNA polymerase sigma factor; its protein translation is MLGDTQKLIERCIRREEKAWGEFIERFSGLLYYSAREKLRRSGIAFGQHDIEDIVQGIFLELWEKDRLRDVADRKKINAWLSIVTQNRALNYVRQKKERLLPEDEFYRMDNIKVEPDSSMLLADELDGAMEDFGAKEKIVMKSSIIHGRTHKEIAGFMKMPINTVSTIIARKKPILKRRLKKI
- a CDS encoding SpoVG family protein; its protein translation is MVKPDNGIQVLNLHRLSGETNLKAFADLLFANVFIVKGLKVVEGKNGLFVGMPRRQDKDGKWHDIAFPTTKEFRGLLSDIVLSEYERKQ
- the aroA gene encoding 3-phosphoshikimate 1-carboxyvinyltransferase, which translates into the protein MKVCKIIVPPDKSISHRAIMLASISKGTTRIKNLLMADDILRTIAAFRAMGVSIKLLAFSCQVSGVGMRGLKKPKGPIYLGNSGTTMRILPGILAGQDFKVVLKGDRSLSKRPMARVVKPLKAMGASVEGTRDPIRKSKISYGAGKGQGTRAEWVCPPLKIQGGKLKAIKYKSKIASAQVKSCVLLAGLYANGVTSVSEPVKSRDHTEKMLRRFGCRVKGEAPNHSLRSGTGHGCKVSLKGPAMLKSPGTIKIPGDISSAAFFIVAGCILPNVKIIIKNVGLNPTRTGIIDILKRMGADVRDKGPHTKIKDFVRGRQGTPYENQRFRTGQARDKGCGDIVVKSSRLRGIIISPKEVVQAIDEIPIIMLAACFAKGTTYIKGIGELRVKETDRVKSMVTNLRKLGADIKVTSDPIRKSKISYGAGKGPHTKIKDFVRGRQGTRSGHIVINGGKNLHGATVSSFGDHRTAMSMLIADLAIKDKVKVTGLSCINKSFPGFFKILKNI